A genomic region of Oryza glaberrima chromosome 1, OglaRS2, whole genome shotgun sequence contains the following coding sequences:
- the LOC127769844 gene encoding CBS domain-containing protein CBSX6: protein MAAVFFHHVVGDLTVGKPEVVELHDTDTLDAAARAIAASPEGAVPVWRPRAAPDEPPSGARFLGMISALDIAAFVAASGVGDRAMAAVVGEVVQPNPGLLREVDPGTRLIDALDLMKQGVKRFLVRKNGAWRGISKRFSVLYNGKWLKNMEATSPTSASSSRELSSSTSSTYKFCCLSREDILRFLIGCLGALAPIPLSPISSLGAINPHYCHVDASVPAMEAIQKVPPDPSAVAVVETTPDGTRKILGDISAYKLWKCDYVAAAWALINLSAGQFVIGADDNESTPISAIPVPPISSSLVEEIGPGRSPRAKKFSSRSIGFLNSQAHQMAFGRMRSMYRGRSAPLMCKSTSSLAAVMAQMLSHRATHVWVTDAESEEDGVLVGVVGYTDIFNAVTKSVYPAAS, encoded by the exons atgGCCGCCGTGTTCTTCCACCATGTTGTCGGCGACCTCACCGTCGGGAAGCCCGAGGTCGTGGAGCTGCACGACACCGAcacgctcgacgccgccgcgcgggccATCGCGGCCAGCCCCGAGGGCGCCGTGCCCGTGTGGCGGCCCCGGGCGGCGCCCGACGAGCCGCCGTCGGGCGCCAGGTTCCTCGGGATGATCTCCGCGCTCGACATCGCCGCGTTCGTGGCCGCTTCCGGCGTCGGTGACCGGGCCATGGCCGCCGTGGTCGGGGAGGTCGTGCAGCCCAACCCTGGCCTGCTCCGGGAGGTCGATCCAGGCACGAG GTTGATCGACGCACTTGATTTGATGAAGCAAGGAGTGAAGCGCTTCCTTGTTCGAAAAAATGGTGCCTGGAGAGGCATCTCCAAGAGGTTTTCAGTGCTTTACAACGGGAAGTGGCTGAAGAATATGGAAGCAACATCTCCAACCTCAGCTAGCAGCAGTAGAGAGCTTTCCTCCTCTACCAGTTCCACCTACAAGTTCTGCTGCCTCTCAAGGGAAGACATTCTCCGGTTCCTTATTGGATGCCTCGGTGCCCTTGCGCCCATTCCACTGTCTCCAATCTCTTCCCTTGGAGCCATCAATCCACATTACTGTCATGTTGATGCATCTGTCCCAGCCATGGAAGCAATTCAGAAGGTCCCTCCAGATCCAAGTGCCGTAGCTGTAGTCGAGACTACACCAGATGGAACTCGCAAGATATTAGGAGATATCTCTGCCTACAAGCTGTGGAAATGTGACTATGTTGCGGCTGCATGGGCACTGATAAACCTATCGGCGGGGCAGTTTGTCATTGGTGCCGACGATAACGAATCAACACCGATCTCAGCCATCCCAGTGCCTCCCATCAGCTCATCACTAGTGGAAGAGATCGGACCTGGGCGCTCACCCAGGGCAAAGAAGTTCAGCAGCAGGAGCATCGGGTTCCTGAACAGCCAGGCGCACCAGATGGCGTTCGGTCGAATGAGGAGCATGTACCGCGGGAGGAGCGCGCCGCTGATGTGCAAGAGCACGAGCTCACTCGCAGCGGTCATGGCGCAGATGCTGTCCCACCGTGCCACGCATGTGTGGGTGACGGACGCGGAGTCGGAGGAGGATGGcgtgctcgtcggcgtcgtggGGTACACCGACATCTTCAACGCGGTCACCAAGAGCGTTTATCCGGCAGCATCTTGA